The window TAAATTCAATCTAGACAACAATCATAACttcaaaattaatgtacatCCTAAAGCATATGAAGATCGGAACATTAAATAATTCCAATTCATCTTTCACCAAACCCATcactaaaatcatataaaaccaATCAAAATCGGTTTTTTGCCACAATTATACCCTAAAAATTCATGCTCCACAACAACAAAAATTCAAACTTAATGCACATCCTAAAACATACAAAGACCATGACTTCAAAAGAATCCAATTCATCTTTCAGCAAACCCATCACTAAAACCAAATCAAAAGACAATATTTCCACAAAAACCCATCTGGGTCATCAAGAAAAACAAAACCCCGTCAAGAAACTGTAATCTaatcacacacaaaaaaaaaacaattaaaatattaaagataaaAAAGAAACTAACCAACAGTCCTGGCGACGTTAGTAGCAGTAATGTGAGACTTCTTGAGTCTATTTTGCAGATGAGCAGCACACCAAACAGTCCCTAGAGGCCCTTTTCTTGCCAAGAAAGTGTTTGAATAAAACATCTTTCAACTTTTCTTGCTTTCTTGATTCTGGGGTTCTTGTGAATTTTATGGATTTGGGTATAAGAGAATTGGGGAGGTTAAATTGCAGAAGATATTGATGTATAGATACAGGGGTTGTGCCTGttgtaatatgtgtgtgtgtgtgtgtttgggaTAAATTGGGATTTTCTATAGGCGGGAATTTGTGAGTGGGCGGCAATTTGATGAATCGTGTTGGATACTTTTCGGAAAATGAAACAAGGAAAGGTTGGTTTGGGCTTTTGATTATTTTGGACTTAGTTGGGTTCTGGGCTTCTGTGGGTTTTACTCAGTTTGCCGACTCTTTGGCCCAATAAGCTGGTAAAAATAGGGACTCCTTTCAAGTTTTTCTTGCCCGCCCGGTGTCTCCAACTAAGTTGgctgaaataattaaaaacaaactgAATTATGTAAATTTTGATGAATCGGAACATTTTGTGTTTTAACCATTATATTTTAAGATccaaaatattagattttaaattggatgatatataatttaatttttgttttattatatttttagacatCCGAAAACTTGTTACAACAGAATCCtagtaattaaaaatagaataattattttataattattaaatattttttaattttcaaaataatattatatatatattcaaaataatgtgaaaaaggtgattaaaaataatttagtataatctttttaataatatatagatagataaatGCTCCCTCTATTAGATACATTTTAAcggagacaaaaaaaaaatgtaaaaaaaatagtaaaattagatgaaaagtgggtaaaataatggatttcatttatatttaattataaattcgtgatagtggaggaaagtagtggggtAGAGTTTATATTACTCTAAAATGAAGATGTTGGAAAAATGTAATTGATGCTGtagtgttttatttatttttgaaatgtataggaCAGGACATCCATAAAATGATACAAATGATACTGTACAGAAATGAATTGAAGAAAAAGCTGCACATTAgcaataaaatatttcaaaccACGACTATGATTTAAAGTTCAAACTATTTAACCTGTGGGTAGGAGTAATGATGCATCTACATATAAAATCGGTTCACCCGATGAAATGAAATCACGATTCTAAAATCCATTCACTTATTTATCATGTTTCCTACTGTACAATTTGTACAATTTTTAAGTAACTATTTTCTCCTACTATCAACAACAATAGCTGCACGTTctccataaaatattttttataattcattCCATCCAAATGATTGATGTACTAGACTTAATATCTTAGTATTGTGAAGActtgatattataatattgtgaATTGTGATACAAATGAGTTTAAAGATCTAATCATGATGCAACAAACAAccaattctaattaaaattccCATCTACGTTTTGATTCTTCTGCAACAAACATCTGATATGTTGATGGTTAAACCAAAATTTCTCCACCTCTTCTGCCAGCTAAATTATGCTTTATTTACACGGATTTTCTGCCCTTCGAGCAACTGCAAAAGAAAAAACGATCATCAGCAGATGAATTTGTTTATGTCTTGACAACTTAAACACTCATGCCAACATTACGAGTAAACACCTTTCATGTAAACTATACACAAACTTAAAAACACGCCGTCACCAAAAAATAACAGTACAGAAAGACCACTACGTTTACAAAGATAAGAAGGCCCAGTCGTAATGACAGATTATAATCCTAAACCACTATACCCAACCTCAAAATGCCCCTAGCTCTTTGCCCTCAACTATAATAACATTAGGAACTGTATAAGAAAATCGTGGTGCTGGCAGTCTACACTATCACTTCAGTGAAGATGTGTGTACAGATTGTAAAAGCATTGGGTTCCAACCTATTTCATTTTGAAGAATATAAATCTGGGCCACAGGTACATGAGTATATCCAAGTATCCGTTACCCAACTTTTTGTTTAAATGCAGGCCCCTATCAGAGGAGACATGAAGCTAAAGAACTATAAATTGATATTCTACAAAGTCACTATGATGTTTCAACTAGTTTAGCACGGGTGGCGAGCTTACCGCATTATTTAAAGTTGAGACAGCTGTTTCTACGTCCTCCTCCGAAGAGAATGTAACGAAACCATATCCACTGGATTTTGAGGTTCCTGGCACTCGAGATACCTTTGCGCTAACAGCATTAGCTGTCTCAGAGAAGAATCCTTTAAGTATGTCAGAGGTTACTTCCTTGGCAAGATTACCAACGTAAACCTTGTAGGGGCTGTCAACAAATTGAGTTTCTTCGGCTTGAAGAAGTGAAAAATCTGGAATTGTCAAGGGTTTCTCTGTTACATTTACTTTGATCACGCGTCCTCCAATTTCCTACAAGTAAACATAACGAATTATTTCGATCTCTTAACTAGTCAAAGGAACACTCACACAAACACTCCGATAGACACTTCTCCTACAGTCAGTTATACTAACAGTAGAATGCTTACTGTGCCATCAAGCTTCTCAATCGCAGCATTTGCATCCTCAACAGTTTTCATTGTAACAAAACCAAATCGTCGGCTCCTTCCAGAATACTTGTCAAACATGATCTATAATTAGTAAAAGAAAAGGTTCTTAGTTACACAAGTCCAAAATCAAAACCAAGGATGGCGGATTATGTGGCAACTTACAACTGAATCACATAGGCCATTGGCAACTTAAATTAGTGATAAAGTAAATGAAGATGGCAATGAATAAGTCTAACAGTACAGCATCCCCAAATTTTAGTGAAAACTATttaaagttttaataattatttcaatGACCTTGATGGTTCTGTAGCAAAATTCTTTGATATCTGATGGCAATTATGTTCTATCTTTATCGGCACTAAAGGCACACGACATATATTATGAGAGTATCACTAGAGAAATGTATCACCTTACAACGAGTAAACCTTAAATGAACTCCTAATGAGAGTACCTTAATCATATTATTGTGCAAGTACAATAGGTCAAATGTACCCATTAtacaattattattaataaaaagcaTGCACCAGAAATTTGGTGAGGCCTTTGAGCAAAATGCTTAGTGATTTTGACGCTTtttattatttacttttcaTCTATTTCTTTGGTGAAAAGAATTAACATCCAAATAAATACATAACAGTGAATGAAGCAGCTACATTCACCAAACAATTATATGCAAACCATACACTTTCTGAGTTATTAGTTTTGTGAAATCCTAGTAATTCATGGTAAATACCGGGGATTGTACATAGGGATGAAAATGTAAAACATGGCCCAGAACCCAGATTAGACCTGGCCAGAGTACCGACAGAATTACAGAAACAAACCAAAAATGACATTATAACCCGAAATGGTTTGTTTTTAGATTTTATCACACTTTTAAGCCTATATAATCATTGCATCAAAGTTCAATAAGTTTAATAACACTAAACACACACATTTATGGACAGGACCAgaacccaccaccaccaccacagaATAACATCTCTTTTTTTCATTATATCTTTCACCGTGCTTTAAAGGGTCACTAAAAATCTATGAAAAGATGCATATATCGAATAGATAGTTAAGATTTCTTCCTGCTCATATGACTCAAGATTAGAACTTTATCGACGAAAAAACTCCTGTTTTTCATTTTATGTCTCACTAAAGGGTCACTAAAATCCCTATAACCATATCCAATTATCCATACATTGAGTAGAAAGATATCCTGTTGCTCAAAtgactaaaaaaaattcaaactttaaCAACCAATTAATATCACACTTCCCTAATACAATAATTGACAAACATTAGTTAGCAAACTCATCTCCAGAtcttgaatttaatcaaaaacaaATTGCATTACCTCAACTTTGTCAACAGCACCATGCTCTTCAACAATCTTCTGGAGCTCATCATTCTTCAAATTTCTGGGAATATTGCCAACATAAAGCCGCTTCGCCACATCCGAAGACTGAGTGACCACAGCAGTTTCTTCAGCAACAACAGAGAGCCTTGTTGTCTTGAGAGTAGAAGACAAAGCAAATTTGTGAGAAAATTGAGATGGGTGTGAGTGAAAAATGTTGACACTGACTTTGGAGGGCAGAAGGGCTTGTGTAGTTGCTAATGGTTTTGGGATTTGGAGGAAGTTGGGTGAGCAAATTGAGGAAAATGTAGCCATTTGTTGTTGTTTAGAGGAAGAATAATAGAACAAGAGAATTGAGAGATAAGAGACGGAGTGGAGAGAAGGGAGGGGTTTATCACTTTATCTATTTTGAATGTAATTTTTCTTGGAGTTTTTAttagtaatattttatactttttcttGCTAAATAACTTTGTGTGTTTATGTGGGACTATCCTTCAttacttattttattaatttcaatatttaattaattatagcttgattttgattaaaaaattgattttttaaaaaaattagttttaaaaaaattcgataaattttgataaatcttaAATTATTCATCAGATCAGTtccaatttttgatttttataaatatatttacaacTATATTTATGTGACCCTTTTAATTTTACTTTATGtcactaatattttaaatattataattttttaacatattaataCTACATTCTAGACactagtttttaataataagtaACTTAGAAAAGGGCatataaattttagaaataataattattttcatagTTACTATATGCTTCAAAAAGGTCACAAAGGTCACAGTATAAAAAGTTGAGTTGTACTTGTACCGGTATTACTCCATCCATACAGTTGGTTTAACTATGTTCTTGAATTGTTTCAAACCAAAAAATTGATCCAAATCTTTCCTTCAAATGTACCTCCCCATCATCTCAAGACTCCCCAACTGGTTATCAAACATCAAATACTTATCCAATAATGCAAAATGGGAACAAATATTTTCCCACTATCAAGAACTTACAAGAACACAACTACCACTCCATTTCATGCAAGACCCTTCTTTTATTCACCCAATTCTAAAAGCTTGTCAAAATCTCTCCTTTTTTACTGATGGGTACTCAATTCATGCATCTTTAATCAAGAATGGAATGTTTGAATCATACACTTCTGTTCAGAACTCAATAATGGACTTTTATGTTAAAGCTAGAAACTTTGAGTTTGCTTTAGCTATTTTTGATGAAATGAAGATTAAAGATTCTGTTTCTTGGAATGTTGTGATTAATGGGAGCTTTAATCAAGATGGGATTTTGAGTAATGGGTTGTTTTTGTTTAGTAAAGCTGTTGGGACAGGAATGTTTGAGCCTAATGTTGCTAATTTAGTGCTTGTTATACAAGAATGTAGGAATGTTTATGAAGGGTTGATTATACATTGTTATGTGATTAAGAGGGGTTTTTGTAGTGTTTCTTCAGTGCAGAACTCACTCTTGAGATTTTATGTGGTGGATCATGGAGTTAAGGTTGCGCGACTGTTGTTCGATGAAATGAGTGATAGAGATGTTGTTTCTTGGAGTGTGATGATTGGAGGGTATGCTCAAAATGGTGAAAGTCAGGTGGCTTTGGGATTGTTTCGAGAGATGGTTTGGGAGAGTCAGAATGATGTTGATGCACAGATAATGGTTAGTGTACTTCAGGCTTGCATTAGTTTAAGGAATTTTAGAGTTGGTAGTTTGTATCATGGATTTGTACTTTGTAAAGGCttgaattttgatttgtttgtagGGAATTCTTTAATTGACATGTACTCAAAGTATGGTGATCTGGACTCAGCTCTAGAAGTTTTTAGGGAGATGCCACAGAGGAACCTTGTATCCTGGAATTCTATGTTATCAGGCTTTGTACATAATAAGAAGTATGTTGAAGCTATTTCTCTGTTTTGTTCAATGTCAGAGGAGGATATTCAGGTTGATGAAGTGACTGTCGTAAATCTTTTACAAATCTGCAAGCATCTTCTAGATCCATACTATTGCCAGTCCATTCACTGTGCAGTAATACGGAGAGGCTATGAATTGAACAAGTTAGTGGCGAATTCATTAATTGATGTATACTCGAAGTGTAATCTTATTACCCATGCATGGTTATTGTTCAGTCTGGTGAAAGATCAGGATACGGTTACATGGAGCACAATGATTGCAGGGTTTACCCATTGTGGCTTGCCTGAGGAGGCCATTGCTGTGTTCAAGGAGATGAATTTTGTAAGAGCCACTCCAAATACCATTACTATGGTAAATCTGATGGAGGCTTGTTCAAGTTCTGGTGAACTCAACATATCCAAGTGGGCTCATGCCGTTGCAATAAGAAGATGCTTGGCATCAGAAGTGGTGGTCGGGACTGCGATTCTTGACATGTATGCTAAATGTGGGGCAATAGATACCTCAAGGAAGGTCTTTAACCAAATTTCTCAAAAGAATATTGTGACATGGAGTGCTATGATCGCAGCATATGGCATGAATGGTCTTGCACATAATTCCTTAACTTTGTTTCAAGAAATGAAGTCGCAGGGTTTAAAGCCTAATGAAGTAACAACACTCTCCATATTATCAGCATGCAGCCATGGGGGTCTGGTCGAGGAAGGTATCTCTTTGTTTAGAGAATTGGTTCAAGATCATGACATTGATTTGAGGTTAGAACATTATTCCTGCATGGTTGACTTGTTAGGTCGGTCTGGAAGGCTAGATAGGGCAGTAGATCTAATGGAGACAATGTCCGACACATTGGAACCTGGTGCCAGTGCATGGGGAGCAATGTTGAGTGCTTGTCGAAGGTATGGTAATAGTGAGCTTGGTATACAAGCTGTTTCTCAAGTACTTCAACTGGAACCATCAAATTCATCAGTGTATATCCTTGCATCTAACATGTTTGCTGCGAAGGGACTGTGGAATGATGCAGCAAGGATGAGATTGTTAGTGAAGGAAAAGGGAGTTAAGGTCGAGGCTGGTTATAGCTTAATACATGTTAAAAGTAAAGCAGAGAAATTTGTTGCAGGAGGTACGCGTCATCTATTGTCTCATAAGATATGCTATGTTGTTGAGCAGTTGCACGAGTTTATGCAATTAGACAATGTAGATGACAATATCTTTCTGTGTATGTAAAAGGTGTGAAGCATCCACCCCGAAAGTCATAATATTTATAGTTACACACTTGTTTTTCATACAAAGgttgtttcaaaatttgaaCCCTAATCTAACAGATGCAACCCTAGCTGACATATATTCTTAATTCTTGACATACTATGCAGTAGAATCTTGCTGAATTCTCAGACTGTGTTCTAGTGATCTGTTAGTAAAGAAGAATTAACTTACTTGgcaataaagaaaaaaaaaatctgcacACATTCTCTTTAGTCTTTAGTCTTTATGCTCACATCAAAGgccattttttttatcaaaccaTGGTGTTGTGTGACTGCAGTCTTCATGGGAGCTTGTAGGTCGTCCCAAAGTCTTGTTTATTATACTGTGTTTTCTCtttcgaataaaaatttaattgaatgGAATTACAAGGACCATTACTGTATTGAACTGTCTTTTgtatagaatttaaaataacttCAAGTTTGGTCGTGTACTCGAAGTCAGGACTTTGAGTcatcttattttttaaaaataaatctttatttCCAGAAAAATAGATAaacatgttttgttttttttttgaaaataagtaacTGTTTTTGCTATATAATGAATATGAACCACTGCTTTAATAGTTATTTTAAAGAAGAAAGAacagaattataatttttcttcgAAAATAGGTCCTTATTTGCGTAACGGCTTTTTAGCCGAACCCCGGCGTCTTTGCTCATATGAAACGATGTTGGGATCATGTTGAACAATCTAATAGCCAATGTGTAAGTTTCAAGTAATTGTGGTTTTTAACATGAAAAGTCCCAAATCTCCCAAGCTGCTGTGAAATGGATATAGTAAAGTGGTAGAGTCGGGGTTAAGGGCTTAATTGTCAGGGGAGGCAGCAACATTTCTAAGTCACACATATCatattaatttgattaaatGTATATAACGTGACACTATACCATATATTACTGCTGGTAGGACTAGTGATGTACCATGATTATCATGAGCCGGGAAAGTTTAGGAAATTAGAGTaagctaaatattttttatatttaaagtaaGACTGAGGGAAGTAGTCAGAAGATTGACATATATTTGGATAATATTTCATTTCTATGACTTGTATTTTTCTAATCAGAATGGTTGACCAAACCATTACTTTTAAGTGGCAGAGGAATCTCGCTATGCATCTCGCTATGTGGTATGAATTGCATGGCTGACACAATTCTGACTAGTTCTCCGCACTACTTTTTTGTGGTTCAACACTATCATGtctttttaatgaaaaattgGTTGGCTTTGGCTAGCTTGTGGAGCAAACAAAATCTCCCCGAAGCACACTGTCTGTATGAAAAAACAAACTTTGCACAACCAGCTTACGTGGAAAAGATTCCATATTCCATGCCAATAGActtgtaatttattttgttatttcagAAATATGTAATAATTCGGAATTTTAAACATGCCGACAGAATATCTTTTAACGCAATTGAATTGGTAATTTAGGAACCATGCTCAAAACTAATTCTTAATTGGTCTTGATAAATTTGTAAATTAGCTCCTTCTCACCATTCTATACATATGAACGTggctaaaattttaaatagatatatAAGAAAGCTGTTTACCATTTATGAGTCAGATTGTCAGAATATATGTGTTGAAAGAGGTACAGTAAAATGTTCTTGCAAGGTTGTGTAAAGTGTTCTTGCAGGGTTGTATAGTTATGTATGCATCACAAAGCAATggaaattaggaaaataaatgcTATACATCATCCAGGAAGTGGCACAGTTTTATCGACAAGATTCTACATCTCAAAGCCACTAGTTATACATGGTATGACCATTCGACACTGGTATGTTCACTATAAACAGGATCTACCAAAGATCTACAACTAAAATTTACAGCGGGGAATATGCCCCTACTTGATCACAAGGTTTATGCCATCCTATCCTGAAAGAAGACAAAATATAATGTCAGGCGTGGATGAACAAAGAATTACGTAATCAGTGATTGTGAGCGATGTAGAACAGTAGAAACATGTATAAAGCAGCGCTGAACAGTGAACACCTACTATCAACTACTGTATCATTCTTTTCTATGCTGATGAACAGCAGCTATATTTGCTCCCTCCTGATAATGGTTCCGCACTGGGTACAACAATATTGCTTCCCTTGAGAAGTGCCGAGTTCCCACCAGATTCTGCTTCATTGGCAAAAAGAGCCTTCTTACTGACGGTTCGATATATCTCTGTCAGGAGTCTGGTCGAGGGAGGTATCTCTTTGTTTAGAGAATTGGTTCAAGATCATGACATTGATTTGAGGTTAGAACATTATTCTTGCATGGTAGACTTGTTAGGCCGGTCCGGAAGGTTAGATAGGGCAGTAGATCTAATGGAGACAATGTCCGACACATTGGAACCTGGTGCCAGTGCATGGGGAGCAATGTTGAGTGCTTGTCGAAGGTATGGTAATAGTGAGCTTGGTATACAAGCTGTTTCTCAAGTACTTAAACTGGAACCATCAAATTCATCAGCGTATATCCTTGCATCTAACATGTTTGCTGCGAAGGGACTGTGGAATGATTCAGCAAGGATGAGATTGTTGGTGAAGGAAAAGGGAGTTAAGGTCGAGGCTGGTTATAGCTTAATACATGTTAAAAGTAAAGCAGAGAAATTTGTTGCAGGAGGTACGCGTCATCTATTGTTTCAAGCTTGATGCTGTCAAAACTGCCCTGAAACAACTGAATCTGGATCATGGAAATCTTCATTCCCTGGTCAGCTCTTGTCTTACTGATCTAAGCAATTTCCAGACTTCTCTCCCAACAGTTCCTGATGCTCTTCAACGTGATGAGGAAAATTGATTAATCCTCAATCTATCTGATGCTTTAAGTAGGGAAGAGCAACTTCTGCAACAAAAATCTCGGATCACCTGGTTGCAACGTGGAGATGGTAATAATAAATTCTTTTATAACTCATGTAAAGGTCGATGGAACTccaataaaattttcaagctgcAAGATGACCAGGGAATCAGTCATACTTCTCATAAAGATATATCTACGACTGCTGTGAGTTACTTTGAGCATTTGGTTGGTAGTACCCATCAGGTAGAGGAAAGATATATCTACGACTGCTGTGAGTTACTTTGAGCATTTGGTTGGTAGTACCCATCAGGTAGACGACTTTCCTGATGATTTTACTCTTAATCAACTAACCTCTGATCAAGCTGATGGTCTGTTGATGCCTTTTACTGCTGAGGATGTATTCTCAACTATGAAACTTTTGTGGAAAAATAGAAGCCCGGGGCAGATGGCTTCACCCTggaattttatataaaagctTGGGATGTAGTTGGTAAAGATGTAAGTACTGCTGTCCTTGCCTTCTTCTCAAATTACCATCTGCCTACGGCGATTAATTCTACTACAATCACACTCATTGCTAAGCATGAAAATGCCTCCTCTATGCAACACTTTCGTCCCATTTCTTGTTGTAATacaatttataaatgtattgcTAAAATGTTGGCTTCTCGTTTGAAACCAATTATGAGCAGTTTGATTTCTTCAAATCAGGGAGCCTTCGTCCCTGGGAGGAGTATGGGGGACAATATTTTTTTAGCTCAATTCTTGTGCAGGGACTACCACCTTCAAAGAGGATCTCCAAAATTTGCTTGTAAACTGGATGTGAGGAAGGCATTTGACAGCCTAAACTGGGAATTTATTTGGAAGGCAATGCATTGTATGAACTTTCCCCCGGGTTTCATTAATTGGATTAAACCTTGTATTACTACTTGCATGTATTCTGTCAAAATTAACGGCTCTCTTGAAGGCTATTTCAAAGCTGCTTCTGGGCTTAGGCAGGGAGATCCTCTTTCTCCCTACCTATTTGTTATTGCTATGGAGGTACTGAATGCATGTATGAAGAATTCCATCTTAAAAGAAGTTTTAAGTACCACTGGCGCACTGAAAGTATAAATCTGACCCATCTGGTGTTTGCAGAtgatcttcttcttttctgcaaAGTTGATTGTGAGTCTCTCAGCCTCCTGATGGATGGAATTCAGATGTTTTCCAACATAACGGGTTTGAAGTTAAATACTGATAAGTGTAACTGTTTCTTTGCAAATGTTTCTGCCCAATTTAAAGATTTTGCTCTAAATTTGACTGGTTTTAGTGAAGGAACTTTTCCTTTCTTTTACCTCGGCATTCCTTTGATCTCCGGCCCATTGCTCTCAAGACATTGTGCCCCTCTGCTCACTAAACTATGCAGGAAAATTGATCTTTGGACTTAAAAGTTCCTCAGTCAAGCTGGTAGAATGCAATTAATCAGATCTGTGCTATCTAGTATACAAGAATTTTGGGTTTCTTGTGTCTTCCTTCCTAATACTGTGATAAAGAAATTTCAAAGTTTATTATCGCTGTTCTTATGGAAGGGTGCAAGTTCAGGAACCTGCATGCATAAAGTTGCTTGGAAGCATTGTTGCTATTCAAAATCGGAAGGGGGGCTGGGCtttaaaaacattgcaaaatggaATGATGCAGCTGTAATCTTTCAAGTATGGAGAATAATTAACAAAGTCCCTTCTTTATGGATTGATTGGTTATATACTTATGAGCTGAGAAGGAAGAGATTCTGGACTGCTTCTATTCCTTCAAAGTGCTCATGGTGTTGGCGAAAAATACTTCAGATCAGGCCCCTTGCCCTTCATCACATCCATTATAAAGTTGGCAGCAactcttctttttctctttGGCATGACCCCTGGTGTAATAGCACCCCCCTGATCAACCAGTTCGATGATAACCTCAGGTCAgcccttgaatcttttaatctTGATGAGATCAAATTTCTACTCGATAATGGTCAGTGGGATTTTGGTGATAGCAACCACGTATCTGTCATAGTAACTTCGAAATTTATGCAGCTCGATCACTCCTTGTGGCTCTGATAAAATTTTATGGAATCTTGATACTGCTACACCCATCACTATCTCTGTCATATATAAAACTATTGTTGATCATAAACAGCCACCTCTGTGGCTTGATTTCATTTGGCATAAGTTCTATGTTCCTAGATATGCTATCACTTGTTGGCTTATACTTCAGGAAAGGCTTCTCACTAAAGACAGAATGCATCACTTCGGAATGCACACTGATTTCACTTGTGTTCTCTGTGCTACTCATCTCGAATCTCATTCTCACTTATTTGCTGATTGCCACTATTCCCGTATCATTTTTCTTGCGTGCCCTGGGGTTGTCAATTTAAACTGGAATGATTTCAAAGAGGGACAGTTTTTATCATCTGCAAACCATAGCTTGGAAAAG of the Daucus carota subsp. sativus chromosome 4, DH1 v3.0, whole genome shotgun sequence genome contains:
- the LOC108216199 gene encoding small ribosomal subunit protein cS22, whose translation is MATFSSICSPNFLQIPKPLATTQALLPSKVSVNIFHSHPSQFSHKFALSSTLKTTRLSVVAEETAVVTQSSDVAKRLYVGNIPRNLKNDELQKIVEEHGAVDKVEIMFDKYSGRSRRFGFVTMKTVEDANAAIEKLDGTEIGGRVIKVNVTEKPLTIPDFSLLQAEETQFVDSPYKVYVGNLAKEVTSDILKGFFSETANAVSAKVSRVPGTSKSSGYGFVTFSSEEDVETAVSTLNNALLEGQKIRVNKA
- the LOC108216841 gene encoding pentatricopeptide repeat-containing protein At2g17210, with translation MYLPIISRLPNWLSNIKYLSNNAKWEQIFSHYQELTRTQLPLHFMQDPSFIHPILKACQNLSFFTDGYSIHASLIKNGMFESYTSVQNSIMDFYVKARNFEFALAIFDEMKIKDSVSWNVVINGSFNQDGILSNGLFLFSKAVGTGMFEPNVANLVLVIQECRNVYEGLIIHCYVIKRGFCSVSSVQNSLLRFYVVDHGVKVARLLFDEMSDRDVVSWSVMIGGYAQNGESQVALGLFREMVWESQNDVDAQIMVSVLQACISLRNFRVGSLYHGFVLCKGLNFDLFVGNSLIDMYSKYGDLDSALEVFREMPQRNLVSWNSMLSGFVHNKKYVEAISLFCSMSEEDIQVDEVTVVNLLQICKHLLDPYYCQSIHCAVIRRGYELNKLVANSLIDVYSKCNLITHAWLLFSLVKDQDTVTWSTMIAGFTHCGLPEEAIAVFKEMNFVRATPNTITMVNLMEACSSSGELNISKWAHAVAIRRCLASEVVVGTAILDMYAKCGAIDTSRKVFNQISQKNIVTWSAMIAAYGMNGLAHNSLTLFQEMKSQGLKPNEVTTLSILSACSHGGLVEEGISLFRELVQDHDIDLRLEHYSCMVDLLGRSGRLDRAVDLMETMSDTLEPGASAWGAMLSACRRYGNSELGIQAVSQVLQLEPSNSSVYILASNMFAAKGLWNDAARMRLLVKEKGVKVEAGYSLIHVKSKAEKFVAGGTRHLLSHKICYVVEQLHEFMQLDNVDDNIFLCM